CATCTACTGGGCTGAGCCGTTCGAAACGAAGGACCTCGACGTGTTCGCTGTCCTGCCCGCGACCGCAGCAGACGTCATCCACCTCGCGCCCATCTGAGATTATCTCGTCCTGCATCGGTACGGCCTCGTAGAGATGGAAGCGGTTCAAGGAGATGTACGATGTCGATCTCGGATGAGCCACTGACGAAGGACGAGTATTTGAGGCGGCTCTTCGCGGCAAAGGCGCCACAGCGCAGGAAGGACGCCGAGCTCCCGTTCGAGGAAAAAGTGGCGATCGTGCTCGCGCTGCAAGGCGTATCCCTCGCGCTCCGCAACGCCCGCGTTGTCGAGGGGGCGGGAGACAGATCACCCAGTGAGCCGGAGTAGCCGCATTGAATCCGTTCGCCGAGGGCCCGCCGAGTGCCGCTTAGACCAATTCGGTACTTTCCCCGAGTTTGACGCGTGCGCAGGAGGCGCTCGCCGACACGAAGGAAGATGCTGATCATGAGGAGTGGTTGCGGCAACTCGATCGCGTCATCGATTCGCGGGAACGTCAGTCTTGGTCGACGCTTCGAACAACGGTATAGTCAGAAGAATTCCTGCACCGCTCTTCTTCGAGTACATGCGTGTCTCGCGTGCGAGCGCGCATGAGGGCGGGCCGTTCAGGATCGACTCCGTCGTTCCTGTTTGCGCCCAACCGAGCTCCCCACTGGCACCCGGTGCGCATCCCAAACGGCGATGTTGTTGTTGGAGGTGGTCGGCTCTACTTGCCCTTCGAGCCCGCGCGAACGAGCGCCTGCTCGAACGCAGGCAAGAGGTCGCTCTGTGCGGAGGGCCGACTCGAGCATCTGGAGCAGGTGTCGGGTGCGCCCCGTGTCGACGGCCGTCCCCTGGACGCGCGACAGAGGTCGGCGAGTAGATCAGCGACCGGCGAGCGCACGTGTCGCACGATCCAATCGATCGCGAAGTTGCAGGTGGTTGGCGAGATCCCCGGCCCGATCGCTGGCCGAGGGATAGTCCGGCTGCACAGCGCGCATGTGGAGCAGTAGTGCCGTAGACGCCGTCCTTGCAGGCGCCGGGCCGTGTTGGCGGTACTGCTCCACCCAATATTCGATCTTGTGATGCGCGGCGGCCAACCAATCACGGCGGGCAAAACGTCTCAGATCGTCGGCATTCACGCATTTATTCTACTCGACAAGCGCCTGCCAGCACGCCGCGCGCGGCTGAATCCGTGTGACGAGCGCGTTCGCGTCCGCGTTTGTGAACAGCCTTGGCCTAGGGCAGCGGCAGCGCCGGCGTGGCGCTGCCGGTGGTCAACCTGAGCTCAATTGTTCAATCTCTGGATCGCATGGATGTCACAGTGGCGATGTCTCACGAACATCAACTCGTCCCGGCCGGCACGAGTGCGGCACTGATCTTGCGCGCTCTTCCTGTCGCACTCTTGTCCGATGAGGGTGGTTCCGCGCGGATGTCCGCCGCCGCGAGATCCTGCAAGAGGTGCGCGCGGGAAGCGATGGCGGAATTCCAACCTTGGAGAGCGAGAAGCTTGACTCATTGTGTCAAGTTTCGAGCTCTCGAATGAGCGTCGGGAGGCGCGGCTGGCAGCCGCGGCTCGCAAGAACTGGCGGCGCGCCCAGTTGGACGCGCAGGTACGTTTCCTAAGAGATGGGTGATTGCCGCGATATCCGCCGCTACGTGCAGGGGCTCGATCGTGAAGTGGTCGAGCGGCCCCAATAGGTCATAGACGAGCGCGACGCCGAGGCGACGCGCCCGGAAGCTCACGTCGTGATCCTGCCTGACATCGACCTCCTGCCTCCGGCGACACGACGTCAGGCCGTTGGTTCGAAGGCCGATGCCATACGATCGATCTGGGACGCCGTCAGCCCGTGACGACGCGCCTCCTGGCGCCATGTTGCCACCGCCTGCTCGACCTCGAGCACAATCCTCTGCGCCTCGCGATCGTCCAGCTCGAAGTACGGCGCCACGCTCCGCGCAAGACCCAAGGAGGCTGTGCCATCCTCGAGGTCGATGGCCGTCGTGAGGAGGCGGGGCTTGATGTCGACAGGCACCGGATTGAGGTCGTAGGCAGGCGCCAAACGCCAGCCGTCGATGCCCGCATGAAGAAAGCCATGATTGCGAAGATGATCATCGGTGTTGGCGATCAGCACGCTGAAGACGATGCGCCGCCACAGAGCGCGCATGTCCTCCTGCGGCTGAGCGCCGTAGCGGCGAAGCACGTCGACGAGCTCGAGATAGCTGCGCATCTCGTGATCGCTGGCGCCGAGCATGCTCATGGCTGAAAGGAACGGAATGCGCGCCCGCTCGATGCGGTCGAAGCGTCGGAGGATGAGGACTGGTCGACCAGCCACGAGCTCGAGGCGCCACGCCGGGACGTGGAGGCCCGCCTTCTCTGCGAGCGCAAGTGCGGTGGCCTCCCAGCGAACCGTATCGATCTCGTCATCCCTGTGAGGAAACTTCGCGATCGCCAGGTGGCCGTCGCGGTCACGGATCGACGCCTTGGGCCGCGCGCCGCCAAGCGACGATCCGGGGGCCAGAAGCAAGCGAAGATCTTCCTCGCTGTCGGCATCGGCGATGACGTGCTCGGTGGCCGCGAGCAGGCGGGGGAGCTCGACCAAGGGCGGAATGCGGGTGGCGCCGTGGGCGGCGAGGAAGGGCCCACCTTCCACCTGCGCGAGACGGAGCGCCCCTTGCCGGGCCTCGTCGTCCACCCGGAGCAGGTAGTCGATCTCCCGCAGGGTGCGCGGTGTCTCGCCGGCGCGCTCGGCCCGCCGTCGTTCGGCGCGACGCATGAGCGCTCGCCCCCAACGGTCGGGTGCGGAATCACCAAGGGCGCCGAAGAGCGCCGTGCCAGCCGGCGTGTGGAAGGCGCCGGGCCCCAGCGTGAGAGCCGGCTCGAGCGAGAAGCGGGCTGGATGGTGGAGCCATCCCGTGTCGTACTCGAAAGAAGTGCGCTCTCGCCCTTTGCGCATCAGCGCCCACAACCGGCCGGCGAGTGTCGGCACGCCGCCGAGGTCGACATAGACGAGGACTGGTGTCTCCATCACGCACTGTTCGGTCCGCCGGATGCTGTCGGGGGCTTGCGCGAGCGCCGGATGCGGCGTGGCAGATGCTCCTCCTCGAGCGCAAGGCCGAGCTCGTCCTGCCCGGGGTCGGCCAGATGCTCGAGGCGCTGGACGAGACCCAGTACGAAGAGTGCGGTGGCGTAGCTGCCGAGGGAGACCCCAGGATCACCCTTCTCGACTTTGCTCAGAGTCGTGCGACTGATCGACGCTCGCTCGGCCATCACGGCGACGGGAATGCGTCGACGCCGGCGGGCGTCGCGGATGTCGTGGCCGAGCGTTCGGAGTGCTCGGACGACCGGGATCGGCAGGTTCGAATACCGCATGTCAACGCCACCAAATAACGTCCATTATAATAAGCTATATTAGGCTTAACGTAAAATAACCTGGACGTTAGCGTCTGACCGGAAGGTCTTTTCAGCCGCTCATGGGCCACCCGGGATGACATCGCGGATCCTGCAGGCAGATTTTCGCTGTGGGCCTCCCCCTGGTCGAAGAACAGGCGGTCCAGGCGGCCGAGTTGTTCAATGTAGGCGGCCGGCGACGAGGACGTTTCAAACGAGGTCTGAGGTCCGCGCCTGTCTCAGCGCGAGCATCGGGAGCCGCCGTTTGGCCGCCCCACCTGGAGGGCAGCAACACGCGACTCCCGATCTCGTGCTGTCGCGCGTACCACGCGCGCACATTCGTTCGCGAGCGTGATCGCGTCCGTGAACCTGTCGCCGGACCTAGTCCACTGGCCCGACAGACGACAGGCATGCCGTCGCGTCGCCGTTCGGCGCACGGAGCCCGCTGCTCTGCGACGACACCACCACCGCCGCGTCGGCGCCGGCGGCCGGCAGCACCACCCGATAGATGGTCCCGCTGTACTGTGCATAGAAGCCAAGGTCACCGTTGCTATAGGTAAAGGCACCACCAAACACTTGGCGATTGAGCTGACGTCCGTCAGCGTCAACGAGCGGGAGTACTTGCACCTCCCCGGAGACCGGGTCCAACCGGCGGGACACTGCGGCCGGCTTGAACACGCTTTCGATGAGCGGCATGTAGGCGAGGTCGAGCGGAAGGCCTTCTGCCCGGAGCACGCGCTGAATCATCGGCAGGTATTGCTCGCCTCGCGCGAGCCCTTCCTCGATCGTGCGTCGCAGCTCCGTTTGAAAGCGCTTCACGTACTCGAGGACGCGGTCGTTCAACGGGATCGGGATATCGTGTATCGCCCGCGCAGCGCCCGGCAGCCTGTCCATTGTCGTACGTGCCGGCGTCGCGGCTCGCGCCGGCGTGGTGACGGTCTCACATGTGGCCCCGTGGCCGATCAGACCGAGACGATTTCAAGGAGGTCGGACAGGCCAGCGAAATCGTCCGGGTTGCGTGAGTAGAGAGGTACCGCCGCCGCGACAGCGGTCGCCGCTATCAGCAGGTCGACCGCGCGCCGGCCGCGCGCTTTGCGGCCTGCCGACGCGACCGCGGCGTAAACACGTCCGTACGCACGAGCTACGGCCGCATCTACCGGCAGCGGCTCGAACATAGCCTCGGCCCGTTGCAACCGGTCCTGACGACGGGCACGTTCTGCCGGATCGGTGGTTGCGTGCGGTCCGGCTGCGAGCTCGGCCATGGTGACCGCAGAGACGGCGAGCTCTACAGGTAAATCGGTCGGTTCAATGAGCTGCAGGTCGATGACCACCGAGGTGTCGATGAGACCACGGGCGTGACGCCGGTCAGCCACGGGGCGTGGGATCCTGTTCGATCATGGCGTCGACGTCGCGCCGAAAGCGCCCGGGCGCGACGCGTGGCGCGTCCGCGAATGCGGCCAGGGCTGCCTCGGCCGGTACGAACACCCGTTGTCGGAAGGGGATCAACTCGCCGACGGGTACGCCGTTACGCGTGACAATGAAAGACTTCCCTCGGTCCAGGGCGCGCATGATTCGCCCGCTTTCGTTGCGGAACTCTCGTTGGGTGATCCGTTGGCTCATCGAAGCCATTGTAGCGCGTGCGCTACGCGCTCTGGACGTGACTGGCATCTGCTCCGAGGTGACGCGCTCGAGCATTGGCTACGCTCGAAGCGCGGGTTCAGCCTCCACCTCGCTAATAGCGCGCTCGAGGATGCCCAGTGCGCGCGACATTTCCTCTTCGGTGATCGTCAAGGCAGGCGTGAGGGTGAGGATTCGGCCCATGGTCACTTTGAAGCTGAGCCCGAGCTCCAGGGCGCGGTACATTACCCGCTCGGCGCCCGTCTTCAGCTCCACGCCGAGGAAGAGGCCGAGCCCGCGCACATCTGCAATGAGAGGATGGCGCTCCTGCATCTCCCGGAGCTCGGCGCGAGCCTTGTCGCCGAGCGTGCGGACGTGCTCGACGATGCCGCTCTCCAGCAGCTCGATTGCCGCGAGCGCCGCGGCGCAGGCGACCGGGCTCTTCTCGTGCGTGTAGTGTCCGAGCGCGCGATTCGAGAGCACGTCGAGATCCTTCCGCGCGATGAGCGCGGCCAGCGGAAAGATGCCGCCCCCAAGCCCTTTGCCAATGACCACCATGTCAGGCACGATGCCGTAGTGCTCGCAGGTGAACATGCGCCCCGTCCTGCCGAGGCCGTGCGGAATCTCGTCGAGGATGAGCAGCGTGCCATGGCGATCGCAGGCCGCTCGAATCCGCTTCCAGTAGTCTGGCCGCGGAATGTACGGCGTGCTGCGAATGGTTTCCGCGACCACCGCCGCCACGTCACCCTCTTTTTCGAGCATGTACTCAATGTAGCCCGCGCAGCGAAGGTCGCACTCGCGACCGCACTGGAACGGGCAATGGAGCGGGTCCGGCGGCGGCGCATGCTCCGTTCCAGGCAGCAGGGGACCGGCGTTCTGGCGGAAGAGCGCCTCACCCCCGATCGAGATCGTGTCGAGCGACGCGCCGTGGAACGACTCCCACCACGAGATGGTCTTGAACCTGCCCGTTGCTCCACGCGCCAGCTTGAGCGCCATGCTGATCGCTCCGGCCCCGCTCGGTGCGAAGAGGACTTTCCCGAGGTCGCCCGGCGCGAGCTCCGCGAGCTTCGCCGCGAGCTCGATGGCAGGGATGTTCGTATAGCGCCGCGTGCAGAACGACAGGCTCGCCATCTGTTCCGTGATGGCGGCGATCACCTTCGGATGACCGAAGCCGACGTGATGGACGTTGTTGCCGTGGAAGTCGAGATACCGGCGGCCTTGGAGATCTTCGATGTAGGCGCCGTCACAGCGCGCGAGCACGTTGAGGCAGGGCGTCGAGAGCGATTGCCGCAGGAACCAACGCTCGTCGGCGTCGAGCCAGTGCTTGGTCTCTGCGTCGATGTTTTGCTCGAGCCAGTGCCTGCGCGTGGGCGAGAGGTTGACGTCGCCTTCCGATTGCTGCGGGGCCGATCGGGCCGACCGGCCGACGATATCGCGCACATACCGTCGTAGCGCTGCGAGGCTGTCCGTCGTGTACACGCCGTCGGGAGCTGTCAGGAGCTCGTCGAGAAGCTGCCACTGGCCGTTCACAAAACCTGCGGACTCATCGCATCGGCATGAGAGTACCAATCCGAGAACCTCAGTGTCGCCCTGTTCGATGCAGAGCTCACCGTGTTGCTCGAGCGCGGCAGAGACGAGGGCGGGGTACTGCCCCGCGAGGCGGGCGGCGGCCGCGTCGAGGCTTTCTCCCTCTTCCACGACGCAGCAGAGCGCCGCGGTGGCTCGACTACCGCTCTGGCCGTGGCACAACACGCGCCCGCCGGAATCGACGACGATCAAATATGCTCGGTGTTCTCCCTGCATGGTCTTCACCTGCCCGTCGGCCATAGTTCCACAAGATCGCTTGCAGCGCGCCTCCCACGAACGCCACGACCGTGAATACTTGGAAGAGACCGTTCCAACCGTACCGGGCCGCAACGAACGCCACCAGATACGGCGAGAAGAGCTGGCCTACCGATCCCACACCGCTGATCAGTCCGGATACCGTGCCGGTGCCCAATCCCGCGCCGGCATCCTGCGCCGCCGCGCCTTGCAGCAAGGTGTCCGGTCCATAGTTCGCGATTCCAATCAGCGCGATGCCGATGCCGCTGGCGACGTAGCCATAGCCGGCGGTCAGGGGATGCACCAGGCACACGACGGCGAGCATGAAGAACATCAAGGCGGTGACGGGAAAGCGGCGGGACTGGAAGAGTCGATCCGATACGTAGCCGGCGAGGATGGCGCCGCCAAATCCCGACAACTCGAAGATGGACGCCATGTAGCCCGCTTGATCCACCGTGTAACCGAGTTGCTCGGTCATGTAGAGCGGAAGCCAGAACAGGAACGCGTAGCGCGTGATCTTCGCGAACAGACAGCCCAACGCAATGATCCAGATCAGCGGGCTGGCCAACGCGCGCCCAAGATGCGGCCGTTCCGCCGGCGCATCGGCCTGCGTCGCCGAAGCGTAGCGAAGGCGGGCCGAAGCGGAGCGAAGGCGGGTGGCCGCGTCGGGCGCTGCTTCTTCCGATCGCACGACACTGTCTTCGGGCCGGTCCCGCGCTCCGGCGACGAACAGCGCAGCGATGACGGCGAGCAGCACGGCGGGCACCCAGAAGGCCCGCTGCCAGCCCTGACCGGGGAGGAGAAGACTGCTGGTGGCGACCCAGGTGGCGAATACCGTAGCAAGAAATCCGCCCAGCACGTAGTTCGTCGTCCACCAGGCCATCACCATACCTCGCTCACCGCGGCGAAACCAGTTGGCCATGATCTGGACGAGGCCGGGCCAGCCGGTTGCCTGGCCTATCCCGTTCATCAGCATGAGCGGCGCCAGCATTAGGACCGATGTGCCTGTCACCATGAAGATGTTCGCGACCACGGCAAGCAGCATGCCCGTGGCCACGACGCGACGGGCACCGAAACGATCAGCGAGGACGCCGAATAGCGGCTGACCGGCGGCGTACATCAGGCTGTAGCCAAAGATCAGGTTGGCGAAGTCGAGCTTGGTCAGGCCCGACTCGCCGCCCAGGAGCGGCATCGCCACGCTGAAGTTCTTGCGACAGAGATAGAAGCCTGCGTAGGCGATCCAGGTGACCGCAAAGATGCGGATCTGCCACGCCTTCGCCGACCGTCCCAGCCCTTGCGTCGGGTTGGATCCGATGTTGTTCACCTCAGCACACGACATCCGTAGCGCAGGCCTTTAGGCCTGCCAAAATTGGCGTGGCGGTTGGCAGGGCTCAAGCCCTGCGCTACGTACGACAGATTCACCGCAGGCTGCTAGCGACGCTGCGCGGACGTGCGCGCGGCGGATTCGTCGAAGGCTTCGAGCACGGGGCGGCCGAGCCAGGCCTCGGGCGGATCGAGCTGGAAGATCCAGGCGATCGTGGCAGCCGTGTCGAACGTGTTCACCGGTGTCTCGATCTCGTGACCAGCACGGACGCCGGGGCCGGCGACCATCCACGTGATCTCCAGCTCCGCCGGCGTGTTTCCGCCGTGCTTCTTGCTGCCGTTCGGAAAGCCGTGGTCTGCCGTGACGAGCACGGCCGTCTCGTCGAGAATGCCTGCCTCTTCGAGCGCTCCCAGCAGATCGCCAATCAACCGATCGGCCTGCGCGACCGCGGTGTAGAACTCCTTGGTGCCGTAGCCGCGCTCGTGCGCCGTGTGATCGACGTGGTCGAGCTGCACGAACAAGAAATCGGGCTCGTCGCTGCGGATGTAACGGACCGCGCGCGCGACCGTGTCATCCGGACCATCACCATCCTCGATTCGGTCCACGGCCTTCCTCTCGAGCAGGCGCCCGAAGTCATCCCAATCATGGAAGCAGCCGATCTTGGCCGAGGGTCTCTGCTCGCGGAGCAGGCTGAAGATCGTGGGGAAGATCGCGCCAGGTCCGCTCACGCTCGGCGGAATGTCGAACGCGTCCGGCTCCCAGTCGTTCGACGTCACGCCATGCTGCTCCGGACCTGCTCCCATGATCATGGACGCCCAGTTGGGACTGCTCGATGTGGGCATGACACCGCGGGCGTGCATTGTCCAGGCGCCTCGCTTTCGCAAACCGTCCAGCGACGGATTCTCGGACGGCCGCGGCGTGTAAGCACCGAGGCCGTCGATGCCGATGACCACCACGCGGCGCGCAATCTGGCCCTGGGCAGGCGTCGCCACGATCAGCGCGGCCACGCCACAGAGAAACGCAAGGCTCCTTCGCATGCTCGGTCTCCTCACCTAAAATCCAATCCTTACGGCGAACTGGAGGATTCGCGACTCCCCCAGCGTGCTCGTAATGCGGCCAAACGTCCCGCTGCCGTACTGATTGCCGGGGTTGTCGAAGTTCGGATGGTTCAGAAGATTGAACGCTTCGGCGCGCAGCTCCAGCGTGCCGCCCCCCTGCAGCGGTAGGCCGAACGTGCGAGAGAGCGCGAGATCGACATTGGCGTAGCCGGGACCGTAGAGCGAGTTCCGCCCGATGTTGCCGAACGTGCCCGGCGCGCCGGCAGTGACGTTCGCGGTATTGAAATACTCCTCCAGCCACTCCGACTTGCTGCGGTCATCGTCGAACGTCAATGGGCCAATCTGATCGGCGTGCGGTTGACAATCGTTGCATGCCGCTTGCGTCGAGCTCGCGGTCACGGTAAACGGCCGCCCGCCGTGGATGGTCACCACGGTGCTCGCGGTCCAACCGCGCGTCAGCGCGTGAAGCAGGGTTCCGCGCCCGGCAGCGCTGGGAAGGTTCCACAACAGCGAGCTCACGAAGACGTGTCGCCGGTCGAAGTCGGACGGTCCATAGAAGTAGCGGGGATCGAACGGGTTCGGCACGGAGTTGCCGTCGGCCATTTCTTCCACGCTGTCGTTGGTGGAGGAATAGTCGAGCGCCTTCGAGAAGGTATAGCTTGCTGTCAGGCTGAACCCTTGATCAAAGCGGCGCTGCAGATGAAGCTGCAGGCCATTGTAGTTGGCGTTCTGGCCGGTGCTGAGGATGTACAGCTTCTCGTATTCGGGGAATGGCCGGCGCTCCTGCATGGTTTGGAGGTTTTCGCGCTCC
The genomic region above belongs to Luteitalea sp. and contains:
- a CDS encoding type II toxin-antitoxin system HipA family toxin; translation: METPVLVYVDLGGVPTLAGRLWALMRKGRERTSFEYDTGWLHHPARFSLEPALTLGPGAFHTPAGTALFGALGDSAPDRWGRALMRRAERRRAERAGETPRTLREIDYLLRVDDEARQGALRLAQVEGGPFLAAHGATRIPPLVELPRLLAATEHVIADADSEEDLRLLLAPGSSLGGARPKASIRDRDGHLAIAKFPHRDDEIDTVRWEATALALAEKAGLHVPAWRLELVAGRPVLILRRFDRIERARIPFLSAMSMLGASDHEMRSYLELVDVLRRYGAQPQEDMRALWRRIVFSVLIANTDDHLRNHGFLHAGIDGWRLAPAYDLNPVPVDIKPRLLTTAIDLEDGTASLGLARSVAPYFELDDREAQRIVLEVEQAVATWRQEARRHGLTASQIDRMASAFEPTA
- a CDS encoding helix-turn-helix domain-containing protein, whose amino-acid sequence is MRYSNLPIPVVRALRTLGHDIRDARRRRRIPVAVMAERASISRTTLSKVEKGDPGVSLGSYATALFVLGLVQRLEHLADPGQDELGLALEEEHLPRRIRRSRKPPTASGGPNSA
- a CDS encoding PIN domain-containing protein; protein product: MADRRHARGLIDTSVVIDLQLIEPTDLPVELAVSAVTMAELAAGPHATTDPAERARRQDRLQRAEAMFEPLPVDAAVARAYGRVYAAVASAGRKARGRRAVDLLIAATAVAAAVPLYSRNPDDFAGLSDLLEIVSV
- a CDS encoding aspartate aminotransferase family protein, whose amino-acid sequence is MQGEHRAYLIVVDSGGRVLCHGQSGSRATAALCCVVEEGESLDAAAARLAGQYPALVSAALEQHGELCIEQGDTEVLGLVLSCRCDESAGFVNGQWQLLDELLTAPDGVYTTDSLAALRRYVRDIVGRSARSAPQQSEGDVNLSPTRRHWLEQNIDAETKHWLDADERWFLRQSLSTPCLNVLARCDGAYIEDLQGRRYLDFHGNNVHHVGFGHPKVIAAITEQMASLSFCTRRYTNIPAIELAAKLAELAPGDLGKVLFAPSGAGAISMALKLARGATGRFKTISWWESFHGASLDTISIGGEALFRQNAGPLLPGTEHAPPPDPLHCPFQCGRECDLRCAGYIEYMLEKEGDVAAVVAETIRSTPYIPRPDYWKRIRAACDRHGTLLILDEIPHGLGRTGRMFTCEHYGIVPDMVVIGKGLGGGIFPLAALIARKDLDVLSNRALGHYTHEKSPVACAAALAAIELLESGIVEHVRTLGDKARAELREMQERHPLIADVRGLGLFLGVELKTGAERVMYRALELGLSFKVTMGRILTLTPALTITEEEMSRALGILERAISEVEAEPALRA
- a CDS encoding MFS transporter; the protein is MSCAEVNNIGSNPTQGLGRSAKAWQIRIFAVTWIAYAGFYLCRKNFSVAMPLLGGESGLTKLDFANLIFGYSLMYAAGQPLFGVLADRFGARRVVATGMLLAVVANIFMVTGTSVLMLAPLMLMNGIGQATGWPGLVQIMANWFRRGERGMVMAWWTTNYVLGGFLATVFATWVATSSLLLPGQGWQRAFWVPAVLLAVIAALFVAGARDRPEDSVVRSEEAAPDAATRLRSASARLRYASATQADAPAERPHLGRALASPLIWIIALGCLFAKITRYAFLFWLPLYMTEQLGYTVDQAGYMASIFELSGFGGAILAGYVSDRLFQSRRFPVTALMFFMLAVVCLVHPLTAGYGYVASGIGIALIGIANYGPDTLLQGAAAQDAGAGLGTGTVSGLISGVGSVGQLFSPYLVAFVAARYGWNGLFQVFTVVAFVGGALQAILWNYGRRAGEDHAGRTPSIFDRRRFRRARVVPRPER
- a CDS encoding sulfatase-like hydrolase/transferase, with protein sequence MRRSLAFLCGVAALIVATPAQGQIARRVVVIGIDGLGAYTPRPSENPSLDGLRKRGAWTMHARGVMPTSSSPNWASMIMGAGPEQHGVTSNDWEPDAFDIPPSVSGPGAIFPTIFSLLREQRPSAKIGCFHDWDDFGRLLERKAVDRIEDGDGPDDTVARAVRYIRSDEPDFLFVQLDHVDHTAHERGYGTKEFYTAVAQADRLIGDLLGALEEAGILDETAVLVTADHGFPNGSKKHGGNTPAELEITWMVAGPGVRAGHEIETPVNTFDTAATIAWIFQLDPPEAWLGRPVLEAFDESAARTSAQRR